A genomic segment from Alistipes senegalensis JC50 encodes:
- a CDS encoding PKD-like domain-containing protein yields MKKIIWMQAVLLTGLAAMWGCGGDDTTDEQPAVMPQVTFPVTESAVSAYVDDAVRFEAVIESPGPLSCGWFVDGKLAASTASMTYVFKAKGTYDVRFEASNTAGKVGKDYSVTVEGSPLKVEFSNEEETVSCLPGEEVLITATVVAGDKEVVHEWKVGDEVVSTTAEFKHTFDEMGSYTVTYRGVNADEVSVNRTWTVTVDELPLEIEFSVTDATISCVQGNEVAITATVKNGGTGLVHAWKVGDEVVSTTAEFKRTFDEAGTFTVSYRGVNGKGEEKTSSWTVGVEEKPLEIEFSKADGSTLRSAAGDEVVITATVKGGATGLVHAWKVGGDAVSAAAEFRHTFDAAGTYAVTYEGVNAKGEKKNASWTVEVSEDAVGYMFENFETLSSLSADYIKEANAGSLSLVNNPYPTASNSSGKVLKVDMSKTTTPTSAFFDVYLEPKFPGAERVKYKAIQVKVYLGKNEYYPRMLIPKSGNPNKMPCKINGQAFANNNASASEWKRLIKTDDWNVFVYDLEGCGYGFSNCSEFNQVQFRPLLNMIAGGMSGFDAETNNRTVYYDDIEFLE; encoded by the coding sequence ATGAAAAAGATAATTTGGATGCAGGCGGTCCTGCTGACGGGACTGGCTGCGATGTGGGGATGCGGCGGCGACGACACGACGGACGAACAGCCGGCCGTCATGCCGCAGGTGACATTCCCCGTCACGGAATCCGCCGTGTCGGCCTATGTCGACGACGCCGTGCGTTTCGAGGCAGTGATCGAGAGCCCCGGACCGCTCAGCTGCGGCTGGTTCGTCGATGGGAAACTGGCGGCCTCGACAGCTTCGATGACCTATGTTTTCAAGGCCAAAGGCACCTATGACGTGCGTTTCGAGGCTTCGAACACGGCCGGAAAGGTCGGGAAGGACTATTCGGTGACGGTCGAGGGATCGCCCCTGAAAGTGGAGTTCTCGAACGAGGAGGAGACCGTCTCCTGCCTGCCGGGCGAGGAGGTGCTCATCACGGCGACGGTCGTGGCCGGCGACAAGGAGGTCGTGCACGAATGGAAAGTCGGCGACGAGGTGGTTTCGACCACCGCGGAGTTCAAGCATACCTTCGACGAGATGGGCTCCTATACGGTGACTTACCGCGGCGTGAATGCCGACGAAGTGTCGGTGAACCGCACGTGGACCGTGACGGTAGACGAACTGCCGCTGGAGATCGAATTCTCGGTGACCGATGCGACGATTTCCTGCGTGCAGGGGAACGAGGTGGCCATCACGGCGACGGTGAAGAACGGCGGAACGGGCCTCGTGCACGCATGGAAGGTCGGCGACGAGGTGGTTTCGACGACCGCGGAGTTCAAGCGCACGTTCGACGAAGCGGGGACTTTCACGGTTTCGTATCGAGGCGTCAACGGCAAGGGCGAGGAAAAGACCTCGTCGTGGACGGTAGGGGTCGAGGAGAAACCGTTGGAGATCGAGTTTTCGAAGGCCGACGGCTCGACGCTCCGGAGTGCCGCGGGTGACGAGGTGGTCATCACGGCGACGGTGAAGGGCGGCGCCACGGGCCTCGTGCACGCATGGAAGGTCGGCGGCGACGCGGTGTCGGCGGCCGCGGAGTTCCGGCATACGTTCGATGCGGCCGGAACCTATGCGGTGACCTACGAGGGCGTCAACGCCAAGGGCGAGAAGAAGAACGCTTCGTGGACGGTCGAGGTGAGCGAGGATGCCGTGGGGTACATGTTCGAGAATTTCGAAACGCTGTCGTCGCTTTCGGCGGATTATATTAAGGAGGCTAACGCCGGTTCGCTGTCGCTGGTCAACAATCCGTATCCTACGGCGAGCAATTCGAGCGGTAAGGTGTTGAAAGTGGATATGTCCAAGACGACGACTCCAACATCGGCTTTTTTCGATGTTTATCTTGAACCTAAATTTCCAGGCGCCGAGCGTGTGAAGTATAAAGCCATCCAGGTGAAAGTCTATCTGGGTAAGAACGAGTACTATCCGCGTATGCTCATTCCGAAGTCGGGCAATCCGAACAAGATGCCCTGCAAGATCAACGGGCAGGCATTTGCGAACAACAATGCTTCGGCGTCCGAATGGAAGCGTCTGATCAAGACGGATGACTGGAACGTGTTCGTCTACGATCTGGAGGGCTGCGGATACGGGTTCAGCAATTGCAGCGAGTTCAACCAGGTTCAGTTCCGGCCTCTGTTGAACATGATCGCCGGCGGGATGAGCGGTTTCGACGCCGAAACCAACAACCGGACCGTTTATTACGACGATATCGAGTTCCTCGAATAA
- a CDS encoding PKD-like domain-containing protein, producing the protein MKTLLKTNVILLLGIVALWGCEEDVTPLQHTAPQVTFPVQETSLTAVVGDPVEFRADIESGDKLTCGWYVDGTLEASTAEMTYTFSAPGDYEVRFEARNGAGKVEKSYAVKVADVLKMHLSVGDSTRIVRRQLDVLKVMAVVDAGSDVVHEWKVDGEVKSDKAYFDTFDLPEAKVYTVAYAGTNAAGTFRKSFEVQATERPLEIGFSNNDETIACKDGAVVEIIATVKYGGTGVQHEWKVDGETVSTDAVFSRAFDGKGPYTIAYHAVNSKQETVDRTWTVTMVPSGALFEHFEDYTELPKWWTLKQNTPGIELADNPKPEGINTSLKVLRDNVTGTGSTSGYFDLKLKDIPVDKIDVTKYTGIRFKVYLGKNKYYPHMDYAGKKYASVTDPQFKDEWEVLEYRFDTKLDPTKNLTFRPLYQKNGTNIPSGPVTETNTRTVYIDDIEFLE; encoded by the coding sequence ATGAAAACCCTATTGAAGACAAACGTGATTCTGCTGCTGGGGATCGTGGCGCTGTGGGGCTGCGAGGAGGATGTGACCCCGTTGCAGCATACGGCGCCGCAGGTGACGTTCCCGGTGCAGGAAACCTCGCTGACGGCCGTCGTCGGCGATCCGGTGGAGTTCCGGGCCGACATCGAGAGCGGCGACAAACTCACTTGCGGATGGTATGTCGATGGAACGCTCGAAGCCTCGACCGCAGAGATGACCTATACGTTCAGCGCTCCGGGCGACTACGAAGTGCGCTTCGAAGCCCGCAACGGCGCCGGGAAAGTGGAGAAAAGCTATGCCGTGAAGGTCGCCGACGTGCTGAAAATGCACCTCTCGGTGGGCGACTCGACGCGCATCGTGCGCCGTCAGCTGGATGTCCTGAAAGTGATGGCCGTCGTCGATGCCGGGTCGGATGTCGTCCACGAATGGAAAGTGGACGGCGAGGTGAAGTCGGACAAAGCCTATTTCGACACGTTCGACCTGCCCGAAGCCAAGGTCTATACTGTGGCCTATGCGGGGACGAATGCTGCCGGGACTTTCCGGAAGAGTTTCGAGGTGCAGGCCACGGAGCGTCCGCTGGAGATCGGTTTCTCGAACAACGACGAGACGATCGCCTGCAAGGACGGCGCCGTCGTGGAGATCATCGCCACGGTGAAGTACGGCGGCACGGGCGTGCAGCACGAATGGAAAGTGGACGGCGAGACGGTCTCGACCGACGCCGTGTTCAGCCGCGCTTTCGACGGCAAGGGACCCTATACGATCGCCTACCACGCCGTGAACTCCAAGCAGGAGACCGTGGACCGCACGTGGACCGTGACGATGGTTCCGTCGGGAGCGCTCTTCGAGCATTTCGAGGACTACACCGAGCTGCCCAAGTGGTGGACCCTGAAACAGAATACTCCGGGTATCGAACTGGCGGACAATCCCAAACCCGAAGGGATCAACACGAGTCTGAAGGTGCTCCGGGACAATGTTACGGGCACGGGTAGCACGTCGGGGTATTTCGACTTGAAACTGAAAGATATACCGGTTGACAAGATCGACGTGACGAAGTACACGGGCATCCGGTTCAAGGTCTATCTGGGCAAAAATAAGTATTATCCGCATATGGATTATGCCGGAAAAAAATATGCATCGGTTACTGATCCGCAGTTCAAGGATGAATGGGAGGTATTGGAATATCGATTCGACACGAAACTTGATCCGACGAAGAACTTGACATTCAGACCGCTGTACCAGAAAAACGGAACGAATATCCCTTCGGGGCCTGTGACCGAAACCAACACCCGCACGGTGTATATCGACGATATCGAGTTTTTGGAGTAA
- a CDS encoding glycoside hydrolase family 2 protein → MKNIRFILALAGCCAALSAAAGEEAPAPQIVNVAGRKTVSLDGLWKTIVDPYENGYYDYRRKPLKDNMSYFADDDFDKDRTKLFEYNFNTDRTLLVPGDWNTQRPQLYYYEGTVWYRNLFDYEPRADRRTFLYFGAANYETIVGLNGRKIGKHVGGYTPFNFEITGKVREGRNSLVVKVDNKRLAEGVPTLNSDWWNYGGLTRSVVIVETPLTFIRDYSVQLKKGEPQVIAGWVQLDGAEAEQTVTVEIPELKISKKVTTDADGYAAFEVKAKPVYWSPENPKLYAVRIAAETDSVDDRIGFRTIETRGTKILLNGREVFCRGVSIHEEMPYGMSGRAFSAEHARILLGWAKEMGCNFVRLAHYPHNEAMVRAAEEMGLMVWSEIPVYWTIQWENPATYANAEAQLADMITRDRNRANVVVWSVANETPHGEARLKFLRSLIAKARSMDGTRLVSAAMEKTRLKPDLLTVKDDLADLVDLISFNQYVGWYDGESEKCDRVNWTFDLEKPVFISEFGGGAVYGRHGARTERFTEEYMEDLYERSVNMFRRMPGLAGTTPWVLKDFRSPRRQMVGIQDDFNRKGLISDQGGKKKAYFVMQRWYDELEKRYR, encoded by the coding sequence ATGAAGAACATACGATTCATACTGGCGCTGGCGGGATGCTGTGCGGCGCTGTCCGCGGCGGCGGGGGAGGAGGCTCCCGCACCGCAGATCGTCAACGTCGCCGGCCGGAAGACCGTGTCGCTCGACGGGCTCTGGAAGACGATCGTCGATCCTTACGAAAACGGTTACTACGACTATCGCCGCAAGCCGTTGAAGGACAATATGTCCTACTTCGCGGACGACGATTTCGACAAGGACCGCACGAAGCTCTTCGAGTACAATTTCAACACCGACCGCACGCTGCTGGTGCCGGGCGACTGGAACACCCAGCGGCCCCAGTTGTACTATTACGAGGGTACGGTCTGGTACCGCAATCTGTTCGACTACGAGCCCCGGGCCGACCGCCGCACGTTCCTCTACTTCGGGGCTGCGAACTACGAAACGATCGTGGGGCTGAACGGCCGCAAGATCGGCAAACACGTCGGCGGCTACACGCCCTTCAACTTCGAGATCACCGGCAAGGTGCGCGAGGGGCGGAACTCGCTGGTGGTGAAGGTCGATAACAAACGGTTGGCCGAGGGCGTCCCGACGCTCAATTCCGACTGGTGGAACTACGGCGGGCTGACGCGCAGCGTTGTGATCGTCGAAACGCCGCTGACTTTCATCCGCGACTACTCGGTGCAGCTGAAGAAGGGCGAGCCGCAGGTGATCGCCGGCTGGGTGCAGTTGGACGGCGCCGAGGCCGAGCAGACGGTGACGGTGGAGATTCCCGAACTGAAAATATCGAAAAAGGTCACGACCGACGCCGACGGCTATGCCGCGTTCGAGGTGAAGGCCAAACCGGTCTATTGGTCGCCCGAGAATCCGAAGCTCTACGCCGTGCGGATCGCCGCCGAGACCGACTCGGTGGACGACCGCATCGGTTTCCGCACGATCGAGACCCGGGGCACGAAAATCCTGCTCAACGGCCGGGAGGTCTTCTGCCGCGGCGTGTCGATCCACGAGGAGATGCCCTACGGCATGAGCGGCCGCGCCTTTTCCGCGGAGCATGCCCGCATTCTGCTGGGGTGGGCCAAGGAGATGGGATGCAATTTCGTGCGGCTGGCGCACTATCCCCACAACGAAGCGATGGTCCGCGCGGCCGAGGAGATGGGACTGATGGTGTGGTCGGAGATTCCGGTCTACTGGACGATCCAGTGGGAAAATCCCGCGACCTATGCCAATGCCGAAGCGCAGCTGGCGGACATGATCACGCGCGACAGGAACCGCGCCAACGTGGTGGTCTGGTCCGTGGCCAACGAGACCCCGCACGGCGAAGCGCGCCTGAAATTCCTGCGGTCGCTCATCGCCAAGGCCCGCAGCATGGACGGCACCCGGCTGGTGAGCGCCGCTATGGAGAAGACCCGGCTGAAACCCGACCTGCTGACGGTGAAGGACGACCTGGCCGATCTGGTGGACCTCATCAGTTTCAACCAGTACGTCGGCTGGTACGACGGCGAGTCGGAGAAGTGCGACCGCGTGAACTGGACCTTCGACCTCGAAAAGCCGGTTTTCATCTCGGAGTTCGGCGGCGGGGCGGTCTACGGCCGTCACGGCGCGCGGACGGAGCGTTTCACCGAGGAGTACATGGAGGACCTCTACGAACGCAGCGTCAACATGTTCAGGCGGATGCCCGGGCTGGCCGGGACGACGCCCTGGGTGCTGAAGGATTTCCGCTCGCCGCGCCGCCAGATGGTCGGCATTCAGGACGATTTCAACCGCAAGGGTCTCATCTCGGACCAGGGCGGCAAGAAGAAAGCCTATTTCGTCATGCAGCGTTGGTATGACGAGCTGGAAAAACGGTATCGGTAG
- a CDS encoding glycoside hydrolase family 3 N-terminal domain-containing protein: MNRKAIALWLLVAAAGLAGCSGREVYKDPAAEVEDRVEDLLGRMTLEEKVMQVTQWTYGKNMNVNNVESETKAVSPMIGSLLYRSTSPAYYNRIQRKAVEESRLGIPILCGFDVIHGYRTIFPIPLGQACSWNETLVGESCRIAARESRLSGVHWTFSPMVDVARDARWGRVSEGYGEDPYLNGMMGVAAVKGYQGDDLTADGAIAACLKHFVGYAYSDGGRDYHYTEISPQTLWDTALPPFEMGVKAGAATVMSAFNDISGVPASANRYTMTDILRGMWGFDGLVVSDWDAVKQLVAQGVAADRAEAAAKAITAGLDMDMVDDVYRENLEALVESGRVPEKVLDEAVRRILRVKFRLGLFEKPYIEELPDEQRYLSIEARAAARELAAESMVLLKNSGATLPVAGDVRRIALMGPMADNRADLMGSWWGQGEAGDVVTILEGVKAEFAGKARIDYVKGCDFDGEDRSEFARAAAAARAADLVVLCVGEKSGWSGENASRAGLALPSIQEEFVREMARTGRPVVVLLSSGRPVDVRGIEPAADALVEIWQPGTEGGSAVAQLLSGKVNPSGRLAITFPVCAEQQPVYYNQRQAARPKSGRYQNLRHEPMYPFGYGLSYTTFEYGTVRLDRETLRRGERLTAEVEVSNCGAMDGKETVMWFVSDPTASISRPVRELKHFEKQFIPAGESRVFRFEIDPVRDLSFPDHTGKRLLENGAFYLHVNGQKVKFELI; the protein is encoded by the coding sequence ATGAACAGAAAAGCAATCGCCCTGTGGCTGCTCGTGGCGGCGGCAGGTCTGGCGGGATGTTCCGGCCGGGAGGTCTACAAGGACCCCGCGGCGGAGGTGGAAGACCGCGTGGAGGACCTGTTGGGACGCATGACGCTCGAAGAGAAGGTGATGCAGGTCACGCAGTGGACCTATGGAAAGAACATGAACGTCAACAACGTCGAAAGCGAGACGAAGGCCGTGAGTCCGATGATCGGTTCGCTGCTCTACCGCAGCACCAGTCCGGCGTATTACAACCGGATTCAGCGCAAGGCTGTCGAGGAGTCGCGGCTCGGGATTCCGATCCTGTGCGGTTTCGACGTGATCCACGGCTACCGTACGATTTTCCCGATTCCGCTGGGACAGGCTTGCTCGTGGAACGAGACGCTGGTCGGGGAGTCGTGCCGCATCGCGGCGCGCGAGTCGCGGCTTTCGGGCGTGCACTGGACCTTCTCGCCGATGGTCGATGTGGCGCGCGACGCCCGCTGGGGCCGCGTGTCCGAAGGTTACGGCGAAGACCCCTATCTGAACGGAATGATGGGCGTCGCCGCGGTGAAGGGCTATCAGGGCGACGACCTGACGGCGGACGGTGCGATCGCCGCCTGTCTGAAACATTTCGTGGGCTATGCCTATTCCGACGGCGGCCGCGATTACCACTACACCGAAATCTCTCCGCAGACGCTGTGGGATACGGCGCTTCCGCCGTTCGAAATGGGGGTGAAGGCCGGCGCTGCGACGGTGATGAGCGCCTTCAACGACATTTCGGGCGTACCCGCGTCGGCCAACCGCTATACGATGACCGACATCCTGCGCGGCATGTGGGGATTCGACGGTCTGGTGGTCTCGGACTGGGACGCCGTGAAACAGCTCGTCGCGCAGGGCGTGGCCGCCGACCGGGCCGAGGCTGCGGCCAAGGCGATCACGGCGGGGCTGGACATGGATATGGTGGACGACGTTTACCGGGAGAATCTGGAAGCGCTGGTCGAAAGCGGACGGGTGCCGGAAAAGGTGCTGGACGAAGCCGTGCGGCGCATCCTGCGCGTGAAGTTCCGGCTGGGACTGTTCGAGAAACCCTATATCGAGGAGCTGCCCGACGAGCAGCGCTACCTGTCGATCGAGGCGCGTGCCGCGGCGCGGGAGCTGGCGGCCGAGAGCATGGTATTGCTGAAAAACAGCGGTGCGACGCTGCCTGTCGCCGGTGACGTGCGGCGCATCGCGCTGATGGGGCCGATGGCCGACAACCGCGCGGACCTGATGGGTTCGTGGTGGGGTCAGGGCGAGGCCGGCGACGTGGTGACGATCCTCGAAGGCGTGAAGGCCGAGTTCGCCGGAAAGGCCCGGATCGACTATGTGAAAGGGTGCGATTTCGACGGCGAGGACCGTTCGGAGTTCGCACGTGCCGCGGCGGCTGCGCGTGCCGCCGATCTGGTGGTGCTCTGCGTGGGCGAGAAGAGCGGCTGGAGCGGTGAGAACGCTTCGCGGGCCGGCCTCGCGCTGCCGTCGATCCAGGAGGAGTTCGTGCGCGAAATGGCCCGCACGGGGCGGCCCGTCGTGGTGCTGCTCTCGTCGGGGCGTCCCGTGGACGTGCGCGGCATCGAGCCCGCGGCCGACGCGCTGGTCGAGATCTGGCAGCCGGGAACCGAGGGCGGCAGCGCCGTCGCGCAGCTGCTTTCGGGCAAGGTCAACCCCTCGGGGCGTCTGGCCATCACCTTTCCGGTCTGCGCCGAGCAGCAGCCCGTCTACTACAACCAGCGGCAGGCCGCGCGTCCCAAGTCGGGGCGTTACCAGAATCTCCGGCACGAACCGATGTACCCGTTCGGCTACGGGCTGAGCTACACGACCTTCGAATACGGGACGGTGCGGCTCGACCGCGAGACCCTGCGCCGCGGCGAACGGCTGACGGCCGAGGTGGAGGTGTCGAACTGCGGGGCGATGGACGGCAAGGAGACCGTGATGTGGTTCGTCTCGGACCCGACGGCCTCCATTTCGCGTCCGGTGCGCGAGCTGAAGCATTTCGAGAAGCAGTTCATTCCGGCGGGCGAGAGCCGCGTGTTCCGCTTCGAGATCGACCCCGTGCGCGATCTGTCGTTCCCCGACCACACGGGAAAGCGGCTGTTGGAGAACGGCGCGTTCTATCTGCACGTGAACGGCCAGAAAGTGAAATTCGAACTGATTTGA
- a CDS encoding two-component regulator propeller domain-containing protein, translated as MRKLILFLLFLGWNYPPPAVGAAPPAQMVFKHLGISEGFNQTNVTTLYQDENGTIWAAGVGGVVRYRGLQTEEPLMPERAAELFRPMNVKGIYGEQNGLIYFYQLRNIVEYDLRRETFRPLFTDSLLDSRSISAATVRGGRVYAAAGDRIVIAAPDGKCSQLLLPPMSEVSALACTAGGVLYVGTLHSGLYRLDERGAAECILPTASKISSLFEDSRGDLWVCTRSEGLYRLDVGGGVRRFVHDPRHPEGLADNYVRCICEDDEGRLWIGMMFGLDCYDPASDRFYHFGRSDNPLYGMRNLTVECIMRDRRGAIWFGSFYTGISYFHPHEALFRVVPIEGGDTTWTIVADVTLDRRGDVWAGTSDKGLYFYDRTRRRGRFFNMGNSGIPSNNVKSIRYDAGRDQLWLGMFMGGVCVYDIPSGRFERLKIADQGGGSENIEIVHSLSREGDAIYAGTYAGVYRIDMRTRRAERILNQQRVFNVLSGGDGWLYVVTGQVNFRVYRRDEAGVYQLYFNRVAQQDMVTSLFRDDRGRAWVGTTRSGALLFDRERKEFVAYDRAACGIASDYVSAISQTPSGLMVFGTNAGLSVVDADSLRSENFNIRNGFPLLSLENGCLWRGGGDEMLAGGVDGIVSFAGRDLIRTGRAPQLFFAALSVNERPVRAGDRTGILDRAMPYAKSISLGHRYSIVDIAFGTDNAVDFNLGDYQYKLIGYDEAWRPLPGSIIRYMNLPPGHYRLAVQSRPTKLLDGGGRIELGIRVYPPFYASIPAYILYVLLIMLITAWVVRYYYTKKQLEQSLAMERMAREQQERITQWKLVFFTNISHEFRTPLTLIQGQLDLLARQEMPGVLKGYLMSVRRNALRLRDLVNELIDFRKQEQGYMSLKVSRQDLVAYLADVCGTFEEYGRIREVELRYEPGMERLEVPFDSVQLQKVFYNLISNAFKHTDRGGRITVTLSADDAQAVVKVADTGHGIEEKFFTTIFERFYHHEADTQDAGVGIGLALSKGIVELHGGRIGVESEVGVGSTFTVTLLLNPDFSGNANVEVVGTQEHVRPAPVADYLPAPERIPGSEELPRLLVVEDDDELRSMFGTIFAQHYRVTLAADGTEGLRLAREEQPDLIVSDVLMPGMSGTELCAAVKREFGTCHIPVILLTALSSPEQRITGLESGADDYVSKPFDMDVLMAKCNGMVRNRRLLQRKFLEGSSEPASEVLSGNPMDEAFVRKTLALIGGHLDSESLGVGMLSRELALSRTALFAKIKGVFGQTPTELIQGIRLREAARMLAECPELKIAEIADRVGINSLQYFGKLFKARYGCTPSEYRTAPGERREGA; from the coding sequence ATGCGTAAATTGATTCTCTTTTTGCTGTTTCTGGGCTGGAATTACCCCCCCCCGGCAGTCGGCGCCGCACCTCCCGCCCAGATGGTGTTCAAACACTTAGGCATCAGCGAAGGATTCAACCAGACCAACGTGACCACGCTTTATCAGGACGAAAACGGCACGATATGGGCCGCGGGCGTCGGCGGCGTGGTCCGCTACCGCGGATTGCAGACCGAGGAGCCGCTCATGCCGGAGCGTGCCGCGGAACTCTTCCGCCCGATGAACGTCAAGGGCATCTACGGCGAGCAGAACGGACTGATCTATTTCTACCAGCTTCGCAACATCGTCGAATACGACCTGCGGCGGGAGACCTTCCGGCCGCTCTTCACCGATTCTTTGCTCGACAGCCGTTCGATCTCGGCCGCGACGGTCCGCGGAGGCCGGGTCTATGCCGCTGCCGGGGACCGCATCGTGATCGCCGCGCCCGACGGGAAGTGCAGCCAGCTGCTGTTGCCCCCGATGAGCGAGGTCTCGGCGCTGGCCTGCACGGCCGGGGGCGTGCTCTATGTCGGGACGCTCCATTCGGGGCTCTACCGCCTTGACGAACGCGGTGCGGCGGAGTGCATCCTGCCGACGGCTTCGAAGATCAGCAGCCTGTTCGAGGACAGCCGCGGCGATTTGTGGGTCTGCACCCGCAGCGAGGGGCTCTACCGTCTCGACGTCGGGGGCGGCGTGCGGCGTTTCGTCCACGATCCCCGGCACCCCGAGGGGTTGGCTGACAACTATGTGCGCTGCATCTGCGAGGACGACGAGGGCCGGTTGTGGATCGGCATGATGTTCGGGCTGGACTGCTACGACCCCGCGTCGGACCGCTTCTACCACTTCGGACGTTCGGACAACCCGCTTTACGGCATGCGCAACCTCACGGTGGAGTGCATCATGCGCGACCGCCGGGGTGCGATCTGGTTCGGGTCGTTCTATACGGGAATCTCCTATTTCCATCCCCACGAAGCGCTGTTCCGCGTGGTCCCGATCGAGGGCGGGGACACGACGTGGACCATCGTCGCCGACGTGACGCTCGACCGCCGCGGCGACGTTTGGGCCGGGACCTCGGACAAGGGGCTCTACTTCTACGACCGCACGCGCCGCCGGGGCCGCTTCTTCAACATGGGCAACAGCGGCATCCCGAGCAACAACGTCAAGAGCATCCGCTACGACGCCGGACGCGATCAGTTGTGGCTGGGGATGTTCATGGGCGGCGTCTGCGTCTACGACATCCCTTCGGGGCGTTTCGAACGGCTGAAAATCGCCGACCAGGGCGGCGGATCGGAGAACATCGAGATCGTCCACAGCCTTTCGCGCGAAGGCGATGCGATCTATGCCGGGACCTATGCCGGAGTTTACCGGATCGACATGCGGACGCGCCGCGCGGAACGCATTCTGAACCAGCAGCGGGTGTTCAACGTGCTGAGCGGCGGCGACGGATGGCTCTACGTGGTGACGGGGCAGGTGAATTTCCGGGTTTACCGCCGCGACGAAGCGGGCGTTTACCAGCTCTATTTCAACCGCGTGGCGCAGCAGGACATGGTGACCTCGCTGTTCCGCGACGACCGCGGGCGGGCGTGGGTCGGAACGACCCGCAGCGGGGCGCTGCTGTTCGACCGCGAGCGGAAGGAGTTCGTGGCCTACGACCGGGCCGCGTGCGGCATTGCGAGCGACTATGTGAGCGCCATTTCGCAGACCCCTTCGGGGCTGATGGTCTTCGGAACCAACGCCGGATTGTCGGTCGTCGATGCGGACAGCCTCCGCAGCGAGAATTTCAACATCCGCAACGGATTCCCGCTGCTGTCGCTCGAAAACGGCTGTCTGTGGCGCGGCGGGGGCGACGAGATGCTGGCGGGCGGCGTCGATGGCATCGTGTCGTTCGCCGGGCGGGACCTGATCCGTACCGGACGTGCGCCGCAGCTCTTCTTCGCGGCGCTCTCGGTGAACGAGCGGCCCGTGCGGGCCGGCGACCGGACCGGTATTCTGGACCGGGCGATGCCCTACGCGAAGTCGATCTCGCTGGGGCACAGATACAGCATCGTGGACATCGCTTTCGGGACCGACAACGCCGTGGATTTCAACCTCGGCGACTATCAGTACAAACTGATCGGCTACGACGAGGCGTGGCGTCCGCTGCCGGGGAGCATCATCCGCTACATGAACCTCCCGCCGGGGCACTACCGGCTGGCCGTGCAGAGCCGTCCGACCAAACTGCTCGACGGCGGAGGGCGTATCGAACTCGGCATCCGGGTCTATCCGCCGTTCTACGCCAGCATTCCGGCCTACATTCTCTACGTGCTGCTGATCATGCTCATCACGGCGTGGGTCGTCCGCTACTACTATACGAAAAAGCAGCTGGAACAGTCGCTGGCGATGGAGCGCATGGCCCGCGAACAGCAGGAGCGCATCACGCAGTGGAAGCTGGTCTTCTTCACCAACATCTCGCACGAGTTCCGCACGCCGCTGACGCTGATCCAGGGCCAGCTGGACCTGCTGGCGCGGCAGGAGATGCCGGGGGTGCTCAAAGGCTATCTGATGAGCGTCCGCCGCAACGCCCTGCGGCTGCGCGATCTGGTCAACGAACTGATCGACTTCCGCAAGCAGGAGCAGGGATACATGTCCCTGAAAGTGAGCCGGCAGGATCTGGTGGCCTATCTGGCCGACGTGTGCGGCACTTTCGAGGAGTACGGCCGCATCCGCGAGGTGGAGCTGCGCTACGAACCCGGGATGGAGCGGCTGGAAGTGCCGTTCGACTCGGTGCAGTTGCAGAAAGTCTTCTACAATCTGATAAGCAACGCTTTCAAACACACCGACCGGGGCGGACGGATCACGGTGACGCTCTCGGCGGACGATGCGCAGGCCGTGGTGAAGGTGGCCGATACGGGCCACGGCATCGAGGAGAAATTCTTCACGACGATTTTCGAACGCTTCTACCACCACGAGGCCGACACGCAGGACGCCGGGGTCGGCATCGGACTGGCCCTTTCGAAAGGCATCGTCGAACTGCACGGCGGGCGGATCGGCGTCGAGAGCGAGGTGGGAGTGGGTTCGACCTTCACGGTGACGCTCCTGCTGAATCCCGATTTCAGCGGCAATGCCAACGTCGAAGTGGTCGGGACGCAGGAGCATGTCCGTCCGGCGCCCGTGGCCGACTATCTGCCGGCGCCCGAACGGATTCCGGGGTCGGAGGAGCTGCCGCGCCTGCTGGTCGTCGAGGACGACGACGAGCTGCGGAGCATGTTCGGCACCATCTTCGCGCAGCATTACCGGGTGACGCTGGCTGCGGACGGCACCGAGGGGCTGCGGCTGGCGCGCGAGGAGCAGCCCGACCTGATCGTGAGCGACGTGCTGATGCCCGGGATGTCGGGAACGGAGCTGTGCGCGGCGGTCAAGCGCGAATTCGGGACGTGCCATATCCCGGTGATCCTGCTCACGGCCCTTTCGTCGCCCGAACAGCGCATCACGGGGCTCGAAAGCGGCGCCGACGACTACGTTTCGAAGCCCTTCGACATGGACGTGCTGATGGCCAAGTGCAACGGCATGGTGCGCAACCGCCGGCTGTTGCAGCGCAAGTTCCTCGAAGGGAGCTCCGAACCCGCGTCGGAGGTGCTTTCGGGCAATCCGATGGACGAGGCTTTCGTGCGCAAGACGCTGGCGCTGATCGGCGGCCATCTCGACAGCGAATCGCTGGGAGTCGGGATGCTGAGCCGCGAACTGGCCCTGAGCCGCACGGCGCTGTTCGCCAAGATCAAGGGCGTCTTCGGGCAGACCCCCACGGAACTGATCCAGGGCATCCGCCTGCGCGAAGCCGCGCGGATGCTGGCCGAGTGTCCCGAGCTGAAAATCGCCGAGATCGCCGATAGGGTGGGGATCAATTCGCTGCAATATTTCGGCAAATTGTTCAAGGCGCGCTACGGCTGTACGCCCTCGGAGTATCGCACGGCGCCCGGGGAGAGACGCGAGGGCGCCTGA